The Rhinatrema bivittatum unplaced genomic scaffold, aRhiBiv1.1, whole genome shotgun sequence genome has a segment encoding these proteins:
- the LOC115082400 gene encoding LOW QUALITY PROTEIN: transmembrane protein 151B-like (The sequence of the model RefSeq protein was modified relative to this genomic sequence to represent the inferred CDS: inserted 2 bases in 2 codons) has protein sequence QRPVTQSLSKSLCRESHWKCLLLSLLXYGCMGAITWCHVTKVTRLTFDSAYKGKSMMYHDSPCSNGYIYIPXAFLVMLYVVYLVECWHCYTRNELQYKVDLESVHERVQRMQQATPCIWWKAISYHYVRRTRQVTRYRNGDAYTTTQVYHERVNTHVAEAEFDYANCGVKDISKELMDMEHYPVTRLRVTKCFSFANVESENSYLTQRARFFTENEGLDDYMEAREGMHLKNVDFKEYMVTFSDPDNLPWYVSHYVFWTAALLILSWPLRVLNEYRTSFVHYHVEKLFGFDYVPVTPAEERSFCRRMPRVNTVDSTELEWHIRSNQQLVPSYSEAVLMDLVGLTTCTTYSACRYTGRYWQNCERCHRTISSSSIFSRSALSICHGSPRIPFSGSRFSLGRLYGSRRSCLWQSRSESLNEQSCPTEQTRLSSQVTVEEEPPPYQDALYFPVLIVHRDEGCLSHDHHRIQRNGSCVETSL, from the exons CAAAGGCCTGTGACACAGTCGCTCAGCAAATCGCTGTGCAGGGAGTCCCACTGGAAGTGCCTGCTGCTTTCCCTCC ATTACGGCTGCATGGGAGCCATCACCTGGTGCCACGTCACCAAGGTCACCAGGCTAACCTTCGACAGTGCCTACAAGGGGAAGTCCATGATGTACCACGACAGCCCCTGCTCCAACGGCTACATTTACATCC TGGCCTTCTTGGTGATGCTCTACGTGGTCTACCTGGTGGAGTGCTGGCACTGCTACACCAGAAACGAGCTGCAGTACAAGGTGGACCTGGAGAGCGTGCACGAGCGGGTGCAGAGGATGCAGCAGGCCACGCCGTGCATCTGGTGGAAAGCCATCAGCTACCACTACGTGAGGCGCACCCGGCAAGTCACCCGCTACAGAAACGGAGACGCCTACACCACCACCCAAGTGTACCACGAAAGGGTCAACACCCACGTGGCCGAGGCAGAGTTTGACTATGCGAACTGTGGCGTGAAAGACATCTCCAAGGAGCTGATGGACATGGAACATTACCCGGTGACCAGGCTGCGGGTGACTAAATGCTTCAGCTTTGCCAACGTGGAGTCGGAGAACTCCTACCTCACCCAGAGAGCCAGGTTCTTCACCGAGAATGAAGGGCTGGATGATTACATGGAAGCCAGGGAAGGAATGCATCTCAAGAACGTGGACTTCAAGGAATACATGGTTACCTTTTCTGACCCGGACAACCTGCCATGGTATGTTTCCCATTATGTGTTTTGGACGGCCGCCCTCCTGATCCTGTCTTGGCCTCTGAGGGTCCTGAATGAATATCGCACCTCCTTTGTCCATTACCATGTGGAGAAACTCTTTGGTTTTGACTACGTGCCGGTGACGCCAGCAGAAGAGCGTTCGTTTTGCCGGAGGATGCCGCGGGTAAACACGGTAGACAGCACTGAGCTGGAATGGCACATCCGGTCTAACCAACAGCTGGTTCCCAGCTACTCAGAAGCTGTACTGATGGATTTGGTGGGCCTTACCACTTGTACTACGTACTCAGCTTGCCGGTATACAGGACGCTACTGGCAGAATTGTGAGCGCTGCCACCGGACGATAAGTTCTTCCTCCATCTTCTCCAGAAGCGCCTTAAGCATCTGCCATGGCAGCCCCAGAATCCCCTTCAGTGGAAGCCGCTTCTCGCTGGGGCGGCTCTACGGGTCCCGTCGCAGCTgcctgtggcagagccggagcgAGAGCCTGAATGAGCAGAGCTGCCCCACTGAGCAGACTCGTCTCTCCAGCCAGGTCACGGTGGAAGAGGAACCCCCTCCTTATCAGGATGCCCTCTACTTCCCTGTACTGATTGTGCATCGTGACGAGGGCTGCCTCTCCCACGACCACCACCGCATCCAGCGCAACGGATCCTGTGTGGAAACCTCACTGTGA